The Methanobrevibacter sp. genome includes the window AGTATTTATTTCGCCTTTTGTTATACCTATTGAAGGATATGATATACCTAAGGCATTGATAATCTGTCTTGCAACATTGATTCCAGTTACATATGCCTTAAACGGCAAACTCTCAATGATTTTTAGAATTCCTAAAGCAAGAGACATCATACCAATCATTTTAGGCATTATTGGAGTATTTGCTTTAAATATCTTAATGGGCATTATTTTAAACAGCATGGGCATAGTCAGTACAAATGATTCTGCAATTAATAATAATGCAACACTAATGTTCATTACACTGATTATACAATTGATGGGTGAGGAACTGTTTAAATTCATACTGCTGGTACTGGTCTTATATGCCACATACAAATCATTGGGCCGTAAAGTTGCAATTCTGCTTGGAATAGTAGTTTCACAGTTATTATTTTCATTGCTGCATATTCCAGCATACGGTTTTAATCTGCCCCAATTGCTTCTGTCATTAGGTGTGGCATGGTCTGTCCTTCCAGTAATCTATGTAAAAACAAAAAATATTGTTGTAGTATACATTATCCATTTGCTTCTTGATTTAATGGGATTTGTGAGTATGTTTGGGTAAATTATTAAATTTTAATTGAAAAAACATTAACACCCACCATCACCTATTCAAAACTCACTTTCCGAAACCCCTTCATATATATTCCAGTTCAAAAATCAAATTCAAATCCAAAAGGGCGACCGTTAATGTCAAAGTCATCCAATTATATAAAAAGAAAAAACTTAGCTATTAATTATATGAGTATTGCCATTGATTATTCTGCAACCTGCACCACTTGTGA containing:
- a CDS encoding CPBP family intramembrane glutamic endopeptidase produces the protein MSSEFFRFEDTEYDIPFYKENPSLTTSKISVLILGIIIVFISPFVIPIEGYDIPKALIICLATLIPVTYALNGKLSMIFRIPKARDIIPIILGIIGVFALNILMGIILNSMGIVSTNDSAINNNATLMFITLIIQLMGEELFKFILLVLVLYATYKSLGRKVAILLGIVVSQLLFSLLHIPAYGFNLPQLLLSLGVAWSVLPVIYVKTKNIVVVYIIHLLLDLMGFVSMFG